Proteins encoded by one window of Channa argus isolate prfri chromosome 13, Channa argus male v1.0, whole genome shotgun sequence:
- the slc35a2 gene encoding UDP-galactose translocator isoform X1: MAAGNRSQSVEDKATNRGQTEVNKRLKYISLAVLVVQNASLILSIRYVRTLPGDRFFTTSAVVMAEVLKVLTCLLIILLQKRFSVKETVLLLLDSIVFQYKDTLKLAVPSLIYTLQNNLQYIAISNLPAATFQVTYQLKILTTALFSVLMLRKSLSRVQWVSLLLLFAGVAIVQVQQEGNKEASVSDSSTQNYMVGLVAVVISCLSSGFAGVYFEKILKGSSASVWVRNVQLGIFGTALGLLGMWWNDGAAIAERGFLFGYTDMVWCVIFNQAFGGLLVAVVVKYADNILKGFATSFSIIVSTVTSIYLFGFHVDLLFTAGAGLVIGAVYMYSLPKPPSSGTSSLGSSSSSTASLPSPRKDGGVEMEPFLPKSVLSSGRRHITSSCHPRHRLTALEEEEEEEGAAAPQRL; encoded by the exons ATGGCCGCAGGAAACCGCAGCCAGTCTGTGGAGGATAAGGCAACGAACCGGGGTCAGACTGAAG TCAACAAGAGATTAAAGTACATCAGCCTGGCCGTGCTGGTGGTCCAGAATGCCTCCCTCATCCTCAGTATACGTTATGTCCGCACGTTGCCGGGCGACCGCTTCTTCACAACGTCGGCTGTTGTCATGGCAGAGGTCCTGAAGGTGCTGACGTGTCTGCTCATCATCCTGCTGCAGAAGAGAT tcagtgTGAAAGAGACGGTGTTGTTGCTGCTCGACTCCATCGTGTTTCAGTACAAAGACACTCTGAAACTGGCTGTTCCCTCGCTCATCTACACACTGCAGAACAACCTCCAGTATATCGCAATCTCCAACCTGCCGGCCGCCACCTTCCAG GTGACCTATCAGCTGAAGATCCTCACCACAGCTCTGTTCAGTGTTCTGATGCTGAGGAAGTCTTTGTCCAGAGTTCAGTGggtttctctgctgctgctgtttgccgGAGTCGCAATCGTACAG GTGCAGCAGGAGGGGAACAAGGAGGCATCAGTGTCAGACAGCTCCACCCAGAACTACATGGTAGGGTTGGTTGCCGTGGTGATTAGCTGCCTGTCATCTGGCTTCGCTGGCGTTTATTTTGAGAAGATCCTGAAGGGGAGCTCAGCCTCTGTTTGGGTGAGGAACGTACAGCTGGGGATCTTTGGCACAGCGCTTGGCCTGCTGGGAATGTGGTGGAATGACGGCGCAGCCATTGCTGAGCGTGGCTTCCTGTTTGGATACACTGACATGGTTTGGTGCGTCATCTTCAACCAAGCGTTTGGCGGGTTGCTGGTGGCTGTTGTGGTGAAATATGCCGACAACATCCTTAAGGGCTTTGCCACCTCCTTTTCCATCATCGTCTCCACAGTGACGTCCATCTACCTGTTCGGTTTCCACGTGGACCTGCTCTTCACGGCGGGGGCAGGGCTTGTCATCGGAGCAGTCTACATGTACAGCCTCCCCAAACCGCCCAGTAGTGGTACCTCATCCCTAggctcctcctcgtcctccacGGCATCTTTACCGTCGCCAAGGAAAGATGGAGGTGTTGAGATGGAGCCATTCCTGCCAAAGTCAGTGCTG AGCTCAGGCAGGCGTCACATCACCTCCTCCTGCCATCCACGTCACAGACTAACAgctctggaggaggaggaggaggaggaaggagctgCAGCACCTCAGAGACTCTGA
- the slc35a2 gene encoding UDP-galactose translocator isoform X5 encodes MAEVLKVLTCLLIILLQKRFSVKETVLLLLDSIVFQYKDTLKLAVPSLIYTLQNNLQYIAISNLPAATFQVTYQLKILTTALFSVLMLRKSLSRVQWVSLLLLFAGVAIVQVQQEGNKEASVSDSSTQNYMVGLVAVVISCLSSGFAGVYFEKILKGSSASVWVRNVQLGIFGTALGLLGMWWNDGAAIAERGFLFGYTDMVWCVIFNQAFGGLLVAVVVKYADNILKGFATSFSIIVSTVTSIYLFGFHVDLLFTAGAGLVIGAVYMYSLPKPPSSGTSSLGSSSSSTASLPSPRKDGGVEMEPFLPKSVLSSGRRHITSSCHPRHRLTALEEEEEEEGAAAPQRL; translated from the exons ATGGCAGAGGTCCTGAAGGTGCTGACGTGTCTGCTCATCATCCTGCTGCAGAAGAGAT tcagtgTGAAAGAGACGGTGTTGTTGCTGCTCGACTCCATCGTGTTTCAGTACAAAGACACTCTGAAACTGGCTGTTCCCTCGCTCATCTACACACTGCAGAACAACCTCCAGTATATCGCAATCTCCAACCTGCCGGCCGCCACCTTCCAG GTGACCTATCAGCTGAAGATCCTCACCACAGCTCTGTTCAGTGTTCTGATGCTGAGGAAGTCTTTGTCCAGAGTTCAGTGggtttctctgctgctgctgtttgccgGAGTCGCAATCGTACAG GTGCAGCAGGAGGGGAACAAGGAGGCATCAGTGTCAGACAGCTCCACCCAGAACTACATGGTAGGGTTGGTTGCCGTGGTGATTAGCTGCCTGTCATCTGGCTTCGCTGGCGTTTATTTTGAGAAGATCCTGAAGGGGAGCTCAGCCTCTGTTTGGGTGAGGAACGTACAGCTGGGGATCTTTGGCACAGCGCTTGGCCTGCTGGGAATGTGGTGGAATGACGGCGCAGCCATTGCTGAGCGTGGCTTCCTGTTTGGATACACTGACATGGTTTGGTGCGTCATCTTCAACCAAGCGTTTGGCGGGTTGCTGGTGGCTGTTGTGGTGAAATATGCCGACAACATCCTTAAGGGCTTTGCCACCTCCTTTTCCATCATCGTCTCCACAGTGACGTCCATCTACCTGTTCGGTTTCCACGTGGACCTGCTCTTCACGGCGGGGGCAGGGCTTGTCATCGGAGCAGTCTACATGTACAGCCTCCCCAAACCGCCCAGTAGTGGTACCTCATCCCTAggctcctcctcgtcctccacGGCATCTTTACCGTCGCCAAGGAAAGATGGAGGTGTTGAGATGGAGCCATTCCTGCCAAAGTCAGTGCTG AGCTCAGGCAGGCGTCACATCACCTCCTCCTGCCATCCACGTCACAGACTAACAgctctggaggaggaggaggaggaggaaggagctgCAGCACCTCAGAGACTCTGA
- the slc35a2 gene encoding UDP-galactose translocator isoform X2, translated as MAAGNRSQSVEDKATNRGQTEVNKRLKYISLAVLVVQNASLILSIRYVRTLPGDRFFTTSAVVMAEVLKVLTCLLIILLQKRFSVKETVLLLLDSIVFQYKDTLKLAVPSLIYTLQNNLQYIAISNLPAATFQVTYQLKILTTALFSVLMLRKSLSRVQWVSLLLLFAGVAIVQVQQEGNKEASVSDSSTQNYMVGLVAVVISCLSSGFAGVYFEKILKGSSASVWVRNVQLGIFGTALGLLGMWWNDGAAIAERGFLFGYTDMVWCVIFNQAFGGLLVAVVVKYADNILKGFATSFSIIVSTVTSIYLFGFHVDLLFTAGAGLVIGAVYMYSLPKPPSSGTSSLGSSSSSTASLPSPRKDGGVEMEPFLPKAQAGVTSPPPAIHVTD; from the exons ATGGCCGCAGGAAACCGCAGCCAGTCTGTGGAGGATAAGGCAACGAACCGGGGTCAGACTGAAG TCAACAAGAGATTAAAGTACATCAGCCTGGCCGTGCTGGTGGTCCAGAATGCCTCCCTCATCCTCAGTATACGTTATGTCCGCACGTTGCCGGGCGACCGCTTCTTCACAACGTCGGCTGTTGTCATGGCAGAGGTCCTGAAGGTGCTGACGTGTCTGCTCATCATCCTGCTGCAGAAGAGAT tcagtgTGAAAGAGACGGTGTTGTTGCTGCTCGACTCCATCGTGTTTCAGTACAAAGACACTCTGAAACTGGCTGTTCCCTCGCTCATCTACACACTGCAGAACAACCTCCAGTATATCGCAATCTCCAACCTGCCGGCCGCCACCTTCCAG GTGACCTATCAGCTGAAGATCCTCACCACAGCTCTGTTCAGTGTTCTGATGCTGAGGAAGTCTTTGTCCAGAGTTCAGTGggtttctctgctgctgctgtttgccgGAGTCGCAATCGTACAG GTGCAGCAGGAGGGGAACAAGGAGGCATCAGTGTCAGACAGCTCCACCCAGAACTACATGGTAGGGTTGGTTGCCGTGGTGATTAGCTGCCTGTCATCTGGCTTCGCTGGCGTTTATTTTGAGAAGATCCTGAAGGGGAGCTCAGCCTCTGTTTGGGTGAGGAACGTACAGCTGGGGATCTTTGGCACAGCGCTTGGCCTGCTGGGAATGTGGTGGAATGACGGCGCAGCCATTGCTGAGCGTGGCTTCCTGTTTGGATACACTGACATGGTTTGGTGCGTCATCTTCAACCAAGCGTTTGGCGGGTTGCTGGTGGCTGTTGTGGTGAAATATGCCGACAACATCCTTAAGGGCTTTGCCACCTCCTTTTCCATCATCGTCTCCACAGTGACGTCCATCTACCTGTTCGGTTTCCACGTGGACCTGCTCTTCACGGCGGGGGCAGGGCTTGTCATCGGAGCAGTCTACATGTACAGCCTCCCCAAACCGCCCAGTAGTGGTACCTCATCCCTAggctcctcctcgtcctccacGGCATCTTTACCGTCGCCAAGGAAAGATGGAGGTGTTGAGATGGAGCCATTCCTGCCAAA AGCTCAGGCAGGCGTCACATCACCTCCTCCTGCCATCCACGTCACAGACTAA
- the slc35a2 gene encoding UDP-galactose translocator isoform X4 produces MAAGNRSQSVEDKATNRGQTEVNKRLKYISLAVLVVQNASLILSIRYVRTLPGDRFFTTSAVVMAEVLKVLTCLLIILLQKRFSVKETVLLLLDSIVFQYKDTLKLAVPSLIYTLQNNLQYIAISNLPAATFQVTYQLKILTTALFSVLMLRKSLSRVQWVSLLLLFAGVAIVQVQQEGNKEASVSDSSTQNYMVGLVAVVISCLSSGFAGVYFEKILKGSSASVWVRNVQLGIFGTALGLLGMWWNDGAAIAERGFLFGYTDMVWCVIFNQAFGGLLVAVVVKYADNILKGFATSFSIIVSTVTSIYLFGFHVDLLFTAGAGLVIGAVYMYSLPKPPSSGTSSLGSSSSSTASLPSPRKDGGVEMEPFLPKSVLVCCR; encoded by the exons ATGGCCGCAGGAAACCGCAGCCAGTCTGTGGAGGATAAGGCAACGAACCGGGGTCAGACTGAAG TCAACAAGAGATTAAAGTACATCAGCCTGGCCGTGCTGGTGGTCCAGAATGCCTCCCTCATCCTCAGTATACGTTATGTCCGCACGTTGCCGGGCGACCGCTTCTTCACAACGTCGGCTGTTGTCATGGCAGAGGTCCTGAAGGTGCTGACGTGTCTGCTCATCATCCTGCTGCAGAAGAGAT tcagtgTGAAAGAGACGGTGTTGTTGCTGCTCGACTCCATCGTGTTTCAGTACAAAGACACTCTGAAACTGGCTGTTCCCTCGCTCATCTACACACTGCAGAACAACCTCCAGTATATCGCAATCTCCAACCTGCCGGCCGCCACCTTCCAG GTGACCTATCAGCTGAAGATCCTCACCACAGCTCTGTTCAGTGTTCTGATGCTGAGGAAGTCTTTGTCCAGAGTTCAGTGggtttctctgctgctgctgtttgccgGAGTCGCAATCGTACAG GTGCAGCAGGAGGGGAACAAGGAGGCATCAGTGTCAGACAGCTCCACCCAGAACTACATGGTAGGGTTGGTTGCCGTGGTGATTAGCTGCCTGTCATCTGGCTTCGCTGGCGTTTATTTTGAGAAGATCCTGAAGGGGAGCTCAGCCTCTGTTTGGGTGAGGAACGTACAGCTGGGGATCTTTGGCACAGCGCTTGGCCTGCTGGGAATGTGGTGGAATGACGGCGCAGCCATTGCTGAGCGTGGCTTCCTGTTTGGATACACTGACATGGTTTGGTGCGTCATCTTCAACCAAGCGTTTGGCGGGTTGCTGGTGGCTGTTGTGGTGAAATATGCCGACAACATCCTTAAGGGCTTTGCCACCTCCTTTTCCATCATCGTCTCCACAGTGACGTCCATCTACCTGTTCGGTTTCCACGTGGACCTGCTCTTCACGGCGGGGGCAGGGCTTGTCATCGGAGCAGTCTACATGTACAGCCTCCCCAAACCGCCCAGTAGTGGTACCTCATCCCTAggctcctcctcgtcctccacGGCATCTTTACCGTCGCCAAGGAAAGATGGAGGTGTTGAGATGGAGCCATTCCTGCCAAAGTCAGTGCTG
- the slc35a2 gene encoding UDP-galactose translocator isoform X3, whose translation MAAGNRSQSVEDKATNRGQTEVNKRLKYISLAVLVVQNASLILSIRYVRTLPGDRFFTTSAVVMAEVLKVLTCLLIILLQKRFSVKETVLLLLDSIVFQYKDTLKLAVPSLIYTLQNNLQYIAISNLPAATFQVTYQLKILTTALFSVLMLRKSLSRVQWVSLLLLFAGVAIVQVQQEGNKEASVSDSSTQNYMVGLVAVVISCLSSGFAGVYFEKILKGSSASVWVRNVQLGIFGTALGLLGMWWNDGAAIAERGFLFGYTDMVWCVIFNQAFGGLLVAVVVKYADNILKGFATSFSIIVSTVTSIYLFGFHVDLLFTAGAGLVIGAVYMYSLPKPPSSGTSSLGSSSSSTASLPSPRKDGGVEMEPFLPKCAAGKEKGS comes from the exons ATGGCCGCAGGAAACCGCAGCCAGTCTGTGGAGGATAAGGCAACGAACCGGGGTCAGACTGAAG TCAACAAGAGATTAAAGTACATCAGCCTGGCCGTGCTGGTGGTCCAGAATGCCTCCCTCATCCTCAGTATACGTTATGTCCGCACGTTGCCGGGCGACCGCTTCTTCACAACGTCGGCTGTTGTCATGGCAGAGGTCCTGAAGGTGCTGACGTGTCTGCTCATCATCCTGCTGCAGAAGAGAT tcagtgTGAAAGAGACGGTGTTGTTGCTGCTCGACTCCATCGTGTTTCAGTACAAAGACACTCTGAAACTGGCTGTTCCCTCGCTCATCTACACACTGCAGAACAACCTCCAGTATATCGCAATCTCCAACCTGCCGGCCGCCACCTTCCAG GTGACCTATCAGCTGAAGATCCTCACCACAGCTCTGTTCAGTGTTCTGATGCTGAGGAAGTCTTTGTCCAGAGTTCAGTGggtttctctgctgctgctgtttgccgGAGTCGCAATCGTACAG GTGCAGCAGGAGGGGAACAAGGAGGCATCAGTGTCAGACAGCTCCACCCAGAACTACATGGTAGGGTTGGTTGCCGTGGTGATTAGCTGCCTGTCATCTGGCTTCGCTGGCGTTTATTTTGAGAAGATCCTGAAGGGGAGCTCAGCCTCTGTTTGGGTGAGGAACGTACAGCTGGGGATCTTTGGCACAGCGCTTGGCCTGCTGGGAATGTGGTGGAATGACGGCGCAGCCATTGCTGAGCGTGGCTTCCTGTTTGGATACACTGACATGGTTTGGTGCGTCATCTTCAACCAAGCGTTTGGCGGGTTGCTGGTGGCTGTTGTGGTGAAATATGCCGACAACATCCTTAAGGGCTTTGCCACCTCCTTTTCCATCATCGTCTCCACAGTGACGTCCATCTACCTGTTCGGTTTCCACGTGGACCTGCTCTTCACGGCGGGGGCAGGGCTTGTCATCGGAGCAGTCTACATGTACAGCCTCCCCAAACCGCCCAGTAGTGGTACCTCATCCCTAggctcctcctcgtcctccacGGCATCTTTACCGTCGCCAAGGAAAGATGGAGGTGTTGAGATGGAGCCATTCCTGCCAAA
- the pim2 gene encoding serine/threonine-protein kinase pim-2 produces MFDKRAVEFKLEEEVRGKNVKEPFCSQYRCGPQLGSGGFGSVFSGQRLSDGLQVAIKQISSDKVQQWARLPGELSPVPMEIALLQRLSAVGGHAGVIRMLDWFEVEGRGFLLVLERPPQCQDLFDFITEKGALSEQLALRFFRQIVEALQFVHAHSVVHRDIKDENIVVDTRTMEVKIIDFGSGAPLKETPYSEFEGTRVYSPPEWIQSQSYEAVSLTVWSLGVLLFDMVCGDIPFERDQEIVRAKPIFTRRVSKECQALICWCLSYHPEKRPTLEEILSHPWMAAEAAGGDLQEDHSSLPSQSL; encoded by the exons ATGTTCGACAAAAGAGCCGTGGAGTTTAAGCTGGAGGaggaagtcagaggaaaaaaCG TGAAGGAACCGTTCTGCAGCCAGTACCGCTGTGGGCCTCAACTCGGCAGTGGTGGTTTCGGTTCAGTGTTTTCGGGCCAGAGACTCTCTGATGGACTGCAG GTCGCCATTAAACAGATTTCCAGTGACAAAGTTCAGCAGTGGGCCAGACTG CCTGGTGAGCTCAGCCCTGTGCCCATGGAGATCGCTCTGCTGCAGCGTCTGTCAGCCGTCGGGGGCCATGCGGGGGTCATTCGCATGCTGGACTGGTTCGAGGTTGAGGGACGTGGCTTCCTGCTGGTGCTGGAGCGACCCCCTCAGTGTCAGGATCTGTTCGACTTCATTACAGAGAAAGGAGCGCTGTCCGAACAACTCGCACTCAG GTTTTTTCGTCAGATTGTGGAGGCGCTGCAGTTTGTGCACGCTCACAGTGTCGTGCACAGAGACATCAAAGATGAGAACATTGTGGTTGACACGAGGACGATGGAGGTCAAGATCATTGACTTTGGGTCAGGAGCACCACTCAAAGAGACACCATACAGCGAGTTTGAAG GTACTCGAGTCTACAGTCCTCCCGAGTGGATTCAGTCTCAGTCCTATGAAGCTGTCTCTCTTACTGTCTGGTCTCTGGGGGTCTTGCTCTTCGACATGGTTTGTGGCGACATCCCATTTGAGCGCGACCAGGAGATTGTTAGGGCCAAGCCCATCTTCACTCGCCGGGTCTCTAAAG aaTGCCAGGCTCTGATTTGCTGGTGTCTGTCATACCACCCAGAGAAGCGTCCAACGCTGGAGGAGATCCTATCTCACCCCTGGATGGCGGCAGAGGCGGCTGGGGGAGACTTGCAGGAGGACCACAGCTCTTTGCCCAGCCAGTCACTGTAA